Sequence from the Elephas maximus indicus isolate mEleMax1 chromosome 13, mEleMax1 primary haplotype, whole genome shotgun sequence genome:
tattttctttttgCAGATGTGAAATATTACTTTTAATCTTAAAACCCACAAAAATATATTATAGTTGGGTAAAATTAGTAGTTTCTCTTTTCTAAGGATTTTGGTGGCAAATTGTATAGCTAATGGACTGTATTTGTAAATTTTCCAAATCAGACTTTCAATAGAAGCTCCTTGCATTCAGTTCAAGTTCAACTTCTCTTCACTGTAAATTATAACCCTGTGATCTCACCTGCCTTTCTGTAAGAACAATCCACAAAACAGTCAGTGTAAAGTTAAAGTcatatttttattactgttttcaACAAGACTGGTTAAGGTGAGGGTAGAGGTGCAATAGAAGGAAGGGCGCAGTCTGACATTGGCACTGAGATACATTTAACATCAGTAAAACtgtttttaaagagaaattttacatatagttaaataatttttttcacttgGTGACAACATACAGgcaaccaaaaacaaaatgaaaggagagagagagagcgcgcGCCAGAGAACGAagagggaaaagaaggaaaaggggaaaaaCTACTATACATTGATTTGAAAATGTACCTTGGGTTTCATTTCGTGGTGGTAAAGTCCGATCGCTTCTTTTGCGTGACCTTTTAAATTCACATTGTTTGGAAGAGAACGATTTTACTTTTGTGCAAGAACGTGATACGTTTTTGTTCGTTTGCCCTCTTTTTGTTTGCTCGTGAATTAACGCAGCTCTTCAGCCCGGTTCATGTTTCTCTCAGGTGGCTTACATAAAAGTTTGTGTGCGGAGTTTCCGCTGTTTGTCGCCGAGTTGTGTGCATTGTGTGTCTGCGAGAGGGAGCCGGTCTGTGTCGCTTTTCAAGCAGCCCCAGCACCCTATAGCTTGTCCAGGCTTTTGGGATTGGTGAGAATCTCCCTGGCCAACCTCCAGGTCTGCTTGGCAGCGCTCTCCAGGGCCGAGTGGGGCTTGCCCTGGAAGAGGTCGAGGTTGGGCAGAAAGTAGTGGGGGCAGCGGCGGCACTGCAGGCAGGAGATGAGCTGCAGCAAGATGCCGTTGAGCCGGTCGCCCAGGCACGCCTCGTCCCAGTCCGTTTCCCGCGGGTGTTTCTCGCACTCGTACAGCAGCAGCGTCTTCATGTGGTAGTTGTTGAGCGGCTGGCCGGGCAGCTCCAGGTGGCGGTCCCTCAGCGTCTTCAGCACCGAGAGGCACTTGTTTCGGCAGCCGCCCATCAGCAGCCGGTTCTCCGCCTCGCCGAACTGGAGCACCCAGGCGTCGCTCTCCGCCGAGCTCTGCTTGCCTGTCAGCGAGTAGCACTCCTTCGAGAGCAAGTTGAATCCCTCGGCCTTGACCTCCGCCACCCGATTGGGGCCCGGCCAGGGGATGTGGGGCATAGGCCACTGCGCCGCGCTGCGAGGCCAGATCCCGGTGCACTTGAACGCCGGAGTGATTTGCACCACGTAGCGCTCGCGGATGCGTAACTTGACCTCACTGGTGTCGGCGATCATTTTGACCACATCCCGATAGCTGCATTTGTCCACCGCCTGTGCCACCAGCGTCTGGAAGCGCGAGCGGATCTTGCGCGCCGAGAGGTATCCGGACGCTGTGATGAACTCGACCCAGAGAGACATGCTCCGCTTCCGTCCATCGCTCAGTTTGAGCACCGCGCAGCCGGGCAGCGAGCCGTCGTCCACGAAGTTGAAGACGCCCATCTGGTTTAGGTAGAGCACCACCTCGAATTCGGTGGGCGAGATGACCTCCAGCCCCTCGTAGCGGGCATCGATCTCGCTCAGGGAGCTGATGAAGCGAGGCTCCTGCACCTCCACTTCCTTGAGCACGTCCGAGACCACCTTACAGACTTCTCGGATGGTCTTGGCGATGGCCGCCTTGCGCGCCTGGCAGCGCTCCGTGTAGTATTTATTGAGCTGGTAAACCAGCTTGGCCTGAGCGGCGATCATGTTGGGGCACAGGTCCGGGCTGTACACCGGCGTCTCGCAGTACGTTGAGGGATCCAAGGCTCACGCACTGGTGGTGGCCCTGCGGCTTGCAAAACAGGCGGTGCGCTCCCCCTACGCCCCACTTTCACTCTTGCTTTCCACCTGGGTTGACCCGCCGACGCTGTCGCCGGCTCACTCTTTGGAAAGCTCTTTTCTCctccagaaaataagaaaaaatgtgaTCTTTGAAAAAAGTGCCGGCTgggactttttgttttctcttgatACGTAAAATGAGAATGATGGTAGGCGACAGaagggtaaagaaaaaaaaatttttttttttttttttaaatttcaggttTTCAGGGGGTTGGGCTTAGTTCCCTGCATTCGTGGAAGAGATTGCCCAGAAATCTGAAAACGAAGTCTTTTAAGTGCCAAAGTAAATTTAAAGATAAAAGCGAAACATTTCAGTGGTTCTTTCTTAAACTTCTCTCCCACACTGGTGTGGCTTCTTCACTCTGCGTAGGTGAGT
This genomic interval carries:
- the MAB21L2 gene encoding protein mab-21-like 2; this encodes MIAAQAKLVYQLNKYYTERCQARKAAIAKTIREVCKVVSDVLKEVEVQEPRFISSLSEIDARYEGLEVISPTEFEVVLYLNQMGVFNFVDDGSLPGCAVLKLSDGRKRSMSLWVEFITASGYLSARKIRSRFQTLVAQAVDKCSYRDVVKMIADTSEVKLRIRERYVVQITPAFKCTGIWPRSAAQWPMPHIPWPGPNRVAEVKAEGFNLLSKECYSLTGKQSSAESDAWVLQFGEAENRLLMGGCRNKCLSVLKTLRDRHLELPGQPLNNYHMKTLLLYECEKHPRETDWDEACLGDRLNGILLQLISCLQCRRCPHYFLPNLDLFQGKPHSALESAAKQTWRLAREILTNPKSLDKL